CACGCCCGCGCCCAGCACCACCGCCCTGCGAATGGGAGGGAACGTCGTCATGGCTTCGCTCCTTTCACGTTGGCCCCGTCGACGCCGCGGCCGGCCGGGCCGCCCAACCCCCGGACGAGCAGGCGGCAGACCGGCTCCACGAGCGACGCCAGGTCGTACCGGTAGCCCGACATCACCCACGCGGTCACGCACTGGTCGACGGTGCCGAAGATCATGCGCTTGGCCACGCGCAGGTCCATGTCACGGTCGAAGCACCCCTCCTCGATGCCGCGCCGCAGCACCGCCTCGATGCGTTCGAAGTACGGCTGGATCGCTTCGTCGATGCCCCGGCGGATCTCCGGATCCGACTGGCGCATCTCGATCTGCGTCACGGCCGCCAGTTCCGGGCGGTGGGCGAGCATCGCGAGGTGCACGCGGACCAGGCGCTCGAGGGCGTCCGGCGCCGACGCCGCCTCGGCCAGCGACGCGTCGAGCGCCTCGATGAAGCGGCCGAACCGCTCCCGAAAGAGCGAGATCAACAGATCCTTCTTGTTCGCGAAGTACAGGTACACGGTGCCGCCGGCCACGCCCGCCTCCGCGGCGATGCGCGACACCTGCGCGCCCGAATACCCCTGCCGGGCGATGACCCGCTCGGCCGCGTCCAGGATCTCCTGGTAGCGGTCCGGCGCGCCCCGGCGCATGTGGCTCAAACTCAAGACGTCCTGCGCTCCTCTCCGGAGGATGGCGGCCCGGGTTCCTCCGGCGCCGCCCGGCCCGCCTCCCCGAGCCCGGCCTGCCGCCGCGCCTCCTCGACGAGGACGCGCCGCAGGATCTTGCCGACCGCGCTCTTCGGCAGTTCCTCACGAAACTCGATGATCCGCGGCACCTTGTAACCCGTGAGCTGCGCCCGGCAGTGACGCTCGACCTCCTCCGCCGTGAGCGCGTGGCCGGGCTTCAACTTGATCACCGCCTTCACCGTCTCGCCGCGGTAGGGATCCGGCACGCCGAACACCACGGCCTCCTCCACCGCGGGCAACTGGTAGAGGACCTCCTCCACCTCCCGCGGGTACACGTTGAAGCCGCCGGCGATGATGACATCCTTCTTGCGGTCCACGATGCGGAAGTACCCGTCGGGATCCATCGTGGCGAGGTCGCCCGTGCGCAGCCAGCCGTCCTTCAGCACCATGGCCGTCTCGTCCGGGCGGTTCCAGTAGCCCTTCATCACCTGCGGACCCCGCACGCAGAGCTCCCCCACCTCGCCCGGGCCCACCTCCTCGTCCGTGTCCGGGTGGACGAGGCGGGCGTCGGTGTCCGGCCAGGGCAGTCCGATGGAGCCGGGGCGGCGCTCGCCCCACAGCGGGTTGCAGTGCGTGACCGGCGATGCTTCGGAAAGGCCGTAGCCCTCGACGAGGCGGCCGCCCGTCAGCCGCTCGAACTCGCTCTGCACCTCCAGGGGCAGCGGCGCCGACCCGCTGATGCACGCGTCGATCGAGGACAGGTCGCGCTTCTCGATGCCGGGAAAGCGGTTGATGGCCACGTACATCGTCGGCGCCCCGGGGAAGATCTGCGGGCGGTAACGCTCGATGGCGTCGACCATCGCCTTGACGTCGAACCGGGGAATGAGGACGATGGTCGCCGCCTGCCGGACGGCGTAGTGGAGCACCGTGGTGAGGCCGTAGACGTGGAAGAAGGGCAGGACCCCCAGCGTGACGCCCTCCCCGCGCTTGAAGCGGTAGAGCCACGCCTCCGTCTGGAGCGTGTTCGCGACGAGGTTGCCGTGCGTGAGCATGACGCCCTTGGCGACGCCCGTGGTGCCCCCCGTGTACTGGAGCAGGGCGAGGTCGTCGCGGCCAAGGCTCTCCCCGGGCAACGACCGCTCCGCCTCTTCCGGGCGGACGGCGCGCCAGAGCTCGTCGTAGCGGAGCGTGCCGCGTCCGTACGGAATCTCGGGGAGCTTCTCCTTCAGCGGGTACAGCCGGTTGAGCGGGAACGGCAGGCGATCGCGGATGCTCGTGTACACCACCGTCTCCAGTCCGGTCTGCGGGCGGGCCTCCGCGAGGCGCGGGTGGACGAGGTCCAGGGCCACGGCCACGCGCGCGCCGCTGTCGTTCAGCTGGTGCACCATCTCCCGCACGGTGTAGAGCGGGTTGACCCAGACGACGACCGCCCCCGCCAGGAGCGCGCCGTAGTGCGCGGCCACCGCCTGGGGGCAGTTGGGCAGGATGAGCGCCACGCGGTCGCCCGGCCGCACGCCGAGCCGGCCGAGCGCCACCGCCAGGCGGCGCGCCTCGTCGCGGATCTGCGCGTATGTGCGCCGCGCGCCGAAGAAGATCGTGGCGACGCGCCGGGGGTAGTCCCGCGCGGCGTCTTCAAGAAAACGCGGCAGCGGGATGTCGGGGTAATCGAGCGACGGCGGAACCTCCTTTGGATAATGCTCAAGCCAGGGCCGGCGCGCTGCGATCGACATGGCATCGACATCCCCTTCGCCGTTTCCCGGACTGAATGAACGTTCATTCACTTAAAGGCACAGTATTCGCGCCGGGCCTCCGCGCTTCCTTCCGGAGCGGCCGTTCCCGCCGCGCGACGAACCTTTACACTGGAAGCGACGAGATCAGGACATGCGTCCCATCGCCGGATCGAGGAGGACTGTCCCGTGAACGAAACCGCCGCCCCGCCGGAGAGCGCCGCCTCGCCGGCCGTCACCCTGCGCGACGTCGCCCGTGCCCGCCACCGCATCCGCGGCCTCGCCGTCGAGACGCCGCTCGTCTCCGCGCGCACGCTCGGGGAGACGGCCGGACTGAAGTTGTGGCTGAAGGCCGAGAACCTGCAGCGCACCGGCTCCTTCAAGCTCCGCGGCGCGGTGAACCGCCTCGCCGTCCTCGCCCGCTCCGGCGCCCCGCTGCGCGGCGTCATTACGGCATCCTCCGGCAACCACGGCCAGGCGCTCGCCTACGCCGCGCGGGCGTTCGGATACCCTGCGGTCGTCGTCGTGCCCGAGGACGCCGCCCCGCCCAAAGTGGCGGCGGCGAGGACGTTCGGAGCGGAGGTCGTCCACTGCGGCCGGACCAGCGCGGAGCGTTTCGCGAAGGCGTACGACCTCGCCGCGGAGCGAGGGCTGGAGTTCGTGCCGCCGTACGACGACCCGGACATCATCGCCGGCCAGGGCACGATCGGGCTGGAGATCCTCGAAGCCTGCCCCGAGGTGGAGGCGGTGCTCGTCCCCCTCGGCGGCGGTGGGCTGCTGGCGGGCATCGCCACGGCGATCAAGGAACGCGCGCCGCGCGTGCGGCTGGTCGGCGTGGAGCCGGAAGGCTCCAACGCGCACCAGCAGTCCCGGGCAGCGGGCCGCCCCGTGACGCTGCCGCGCACGGAGACCGTGGCCGACGGCCTTCGCAAGCTCGCGCCCGGCCGGCTCACCTTCCCGATCATCCAGGAAAAGGTCGACGAGATCGTCACGGTCTGCGACGAGGAGATCCTGCAGGCCATGGCGCGCCTCGCGCTGACGGCCAAGCTCGTCGTCGAGCCGTCCGGCGCGACGAGCGTGGCCGCCGCCCTCAACGGGCGGGGCGTGCGCCCCGGCGAGCGCGTGGTGTGCGTGCTGTCCGGCGGCAACGTGGATCCGGCCGTGCTGGCGCGCGCGCTGGAGACGGCCCCGTAGCGCGGGCCGCGGGTGCCCGGCCGCGCGGGCGCGCCCGCGGCCTGGGCGGCGGCGCCTCGCCGGGCCGTCAGCCCAGCCCGCCGAGCTGCTTCAGCATCTGCACGTCGAGCCCGTGACGGGCCAGCGTCTGGCCCTGCGCCTCCACGTCCCGCTCCAGACGGTCAAAGCGCCGGTTCAACTCGGCTTGGAAGTCGCTGATCTCGGCGTGGACGCGCGCGATGTCGTCCCGCACGCCGCGCAGTTGCTGGCGCAGGGCGCTCGCGTCGTCCCGCGGGTCCGCCGCGTGAGCGCGCAGCCGGTTGTCCTGGAGCAGGAGCCGGACATCGGTGCGCAGTCCCTGCACGTCCTCCTCCAACCGGCGCAGCCGTTCCTCCTGCGCCGCCAGCCGGCGCAACAGCTCTTCCAGGAGCGCCTCCGTGCGCCGTTGAGGGTCCTCCGCCCGCGTTCCGTAATTTCCTCTCAACGTCATCGCAGTGCCCCCATGTGCGCGAATCACAGAGTGTCGCGCCGGATTTCCACAAGTTCGACACCTTCGCCATCCAGGAGCCGCTCCAGGTGACGCAGCGCCTCGTCCCTCAGGGCTTCGGCCTGGCGGCGCCCGCCGGCCACGGCCGCGATGCCGAGGGTGGCCCAGTGCGGGTCGTCGCCCAGCTCCACCTGCGCCACGGCGATCGGAAAACGCGCCCGCATGCGCTGCAGCGCCCCGTCAAGAGCCCGGCGCCGGTCCTTGAGCGAGGCCGCCAAGGGCAGGCGGACGCGCACCTCCGCGACCGCGACGATCACGCCCGCTCCCGGCCGAAGGCTGCCCGCAACGCGGCTTCGTCGTAGCCCGCGACGGCCGCGCGGCCGTCCGTGACGATCGGCCGCCGCAACAGGCGCGGCTCCTCGGCAAGCAGGTCGAGCAGGGCGTCGTCGTTCGCCGGGATGCGCGCCGGATCCTCCGCGAACCCGAGTTCCCGGTAGCGCGTGCTCCGCGTTGAGAGCAGGTCGCGCGCGCCGCCCGGCAGCAGGCGCGCCACCGCCGCCAGTTCCTCGCGCGACGGCGGCTCGTCGAAGATGTGCCGCTCCGTGAAGGTCCCGACGTTCTGCGAAAGCCACGCTTTCGCCTTGCGGCAGGAGGTTCACCCGGGATAGAGGAATGCCGTCACCGCCACGGAAATGCACCTCCGAGATTCGTCTCCCTTGTACGATAGCACCGGAAGGGACGTGCCCGATGAGCGCCATCCTGCAATGGTTGAACGCCCGCCAGGACGAGATGGTCGACACCCTTCGCCGCGCGGTGGAACTGGAGTCCCCGTCGGACGATGCCGAAGCGCTGCACCGCTTCGCCGACTGGCTTGTGCCGCGCGGCCGGGCGATTCCAGGGGTGGCCGTGGAACAGCTGCCCGACCCGGCGGGCCCCATGGTGCGCATGGCGTTGTCCGGCACCGGCCGCCCGGTGCTCCTGCTCGCCCACTTCGACACCGTCTGGCCGCTCGGCACCTTGGAACGCATGCCGCTTCGCATCGAGGGCGGGCGCCTCCACGGCCCCGGCTCCTTCGACATGAAGGCCGGGCTCGTCCAGGGCCTCTACGCCCTGGCGGCGCTCGCGGCCCACACGCGCCCAGAGGAGCGGCCGCCCGTGATCCTGCTCTGCACGAGCGACGAGGAGGTCGGCAGCGAGCGGTCCCGCGCACGGATCGAGGAGGAGGCGCGCGCGAGCCGCGCCGTGCTCGTGCTGGAGCCGGCGATGGGCCCGGAGGGCGCGCTCAAGACCTGGCGCAAGGGCGTCGGGGACTTCCGCGTCGAGGTGCGGGGGCGGTCCGCCCACGCCGGGGGCGACCACGCCGCGGGCCGCAACGCGATCGTCGAACTCGCGCGCCATATCCTGGAACTGGAGCGGCTGACCGACTACGAACGCGGCACGACCGTCAACGTGGGCGTCGTCTCCGGCGGCACGCGGTCGAACGTCGTCCCGGAATTCGCCGCGGCGGAGGTGGACTTCCGCGTGATGACCCTTGAGGAGGCCGAACGCCTGGAGCGGGCGATCCGCGGACTGCGCCCCCACGCCGAGGGGTTTGCGGTGACGGTCACGGGCGGGCTCAACCGGCCGCCGCTCGAGGAACGGATGACGCGCGACCTGTTCGCCCTGGCGAAGGAGGTCGCCGCCGGGCTCGGCTTCGACGTCGCGGCGAGCGGCACGGGCGGCGGCAGCGACGGCAACTTCACCGCCGCCCTCGGCGTGCCCACGCTGGACGGCCTCGGCGCCGTCGGCGACGGGGCGCACGCGCTGCATGAACACGTGGCCCTCGACGCCATGCCGCAGCGGGCGGCGCTCGTGGCGGAGCTCGCCCTGCGTCTCCATGAAACGAGGTGAGCCTCAGGTGCGCTGGTACGCGTTCGTCGGCTGCATCCTCATCGGCACCGGCCTGGGCGTGCTCACCGGCCACGCGGGTGCCGGCTCGCTGATCGGCGTCGGCGCCGGGTTTCTGGTGGTCGCCGTGCTCAGCCGGCACGACTGACCGCCGGCCACCGACGACGCGGCGCGGCGCCCCGAGCTCCGGGGGCCGCGCCGCTCGAGCCACTCATGCGGGACCGCGATCGGGCCGACGGCAAGGCCGGCCGCCGCGGACCGCTCCCGCCTACTTCCCCGCCTGCAGCGCCTTGACGAGCGCGTCGACGATCGGCTTCCACTCGCCGACGAGCCCGACCTCCGCCACGCGGAAGATCGGCGCTTCCTTGTCCTTGTTGATCGCCACCACGTGCTTGGCGCCGCTGATGCCGGCCAGGTGCTGGCTGGCGCCGGAAATGCCGACCGCGATGTACACCGTGGGGGCCACCGCCGTGCCCGTCTGGCCGACCTGGTACGACTGCGGCACCCAGCCGGCGTCCACCGCCGCGAGCGAGGCGCCGACCGCGCCGCCGAGGAGGTCGGCCAGTTGCTTGAGCTCGTTCTGGAACGGTTCCGGGCCGCCGACGCCGCGACCGCCGGAGACGACGACCGGCGCCGCGTCGAGCGGCACGCCGGTCTGCGGCGCGGCCTCGCGGCCGAGCACCTCCACCGAGGGCTCCACGGCAGCCGCCGTGAGCGTCTCCACGGCGGCCTCCGCCTGGCCCTCCGCAGGAGCCTCGAACGCGCCCGCCTTGACCGTCGCCACGACGGGGTCGCGGCGGCCGACGAGCTTCGCCACCGCCTTGCCGCCGAAGACGGGCCGGCTGAACACCGGGCGGCCGTCCTCCACCGCGACGTCGCTGATCTCCGTCAGCGGGCTGCCGCCGAGCCGCGCGGCCAGGCGCGGCGCGACCTCGCGGCCGATCGAGTCGGCCAACGCCAGCACGACGCGAGCGTCCCGCCCTTCGAGCGCCTGCTGCGCCGCCGCCGTGAACGCGTCCACGTCGTACGACTGCAGCGCGTCTCCGGATACGTGAACGACCGCGTCCGCGCGCCGGCGCACGGCCTCCACCGCGGCGTCCGCGCCGGCGCCGACCACCACGCCGACGAGCTTCGCGTTCAGCGCCTGCGCCAGGCCGCGGCCGGCGCCGAGCGGCTCCAGGGCCGCCTTGGCCGTCGCGCCGCCCGGCGCGAAGATGAGCACGTATACGTCCGCCATGAGTGGGTCCGCCTCCTTACGCGGAAAGCCAGCGCCGGATCCGCTCCGCGAGCGCTGCCGCCATCTCTTCCGGTTCGCCTTCGAGGAACTCGCAGCGCGCCTCCCGCTGCGGGATCGCCAGCGCCACGGCTTCCACGGCCGCATCGTCGAGCGGCACGCCCAGCTCCGCCGCCGGGATCTCTTCGATGGGCTTGCGGTGCGCGGCCACGACGTCCTTCAACTTCGGCAGCCGCAGCACGTTCGACTCGTGGTTCGTGACGGTGACGACGGCCGTCTTCTTGGGGCGCACGCGCTCGATGCCGTCGTCGACCTGCCGCGTGATGACGACGCCGCCGTCCGCGATCTCCGCCGCGTAGCCGAGGCCCACGAACGCCGCGCCGAGCTTCTCCGCCAGCACCGGCCCGACGACGCCCTGGTCCCAGTCGCCCGACTGGCGGCCGACGAGAATGAGGTCCGGCGCGCTGTCCAGGCGCCGGATGGCCGCCGCGAGAATCTCGGCGACCGTCGACGAGTCCGGCCCCGGCAGGCGCTCCAGGTCCACCCGCACGGCGCGGTCCGCGTTCAGCGCGAGCGCCTTCCGAAGCGCTTCGTTCGCCTCCGCCGGGCCGGCGGTGATCACCGTGATCCGGGTGTCCGGCTGCGCGTCCTTGAGCTTCAGCGCGACCTCAAGCGCGTTCTGGTCGAACGGCCCGATCGCGCGCGGCAACCCGGCCTCTGCCGGCGAACGCCCGTCTTCCGCGATGCGGAAGCTGGCCGGCGGCATTTCCGGGTCGAGGATGTGTTTGATGCACACCACCACGTGCATGGTGGGCACGCTCCCTTCTTCCGGCGGCGGATGGGTCCCGCCGCCGCAGGCACCGCTACCAGTGTACCCGCGGCCTCAAGCCGCGGATAGACCGCGGTTCAGCGCGACGCGCCCGAGGGATGGAAGCGGACGATCGTGTTCGCCCCCATGTCCGCCACATACAGGTCGCCGTCGGGCCCCACCGCCACGGCGAGAGGGTGCGCAAACCCCGTCGCGAAGGGCTGCACGGACCAGGGACGGCCCTCCGCCTTCGGCGGGAAGGCGACGACGACCTGCCGCCCCACGCGCGGATCGCCGTCGTTCGCGCCCCACAGTGCGATGAACGCCGCACCCTGGTACTCGGCGGGGAACGCGTCGCCGCGGTAGATGGCCAGCCCGTCCGCGGACGAATGCGGGGGAAGAAGGACGAGCGGCAGCTTGGTGCCGTCGCAGTGCGTCCCCTGGCCGGCTCCCCAGCAGTCGGGCCAGCCGTAGGCGCCGCCCGTCTCGATCAGGTTGAGCTCGTCCGGCACGCCCTTGTCGGGGACGTCGCGGCCGTTGTCGGTCGCGTACAGCGCGCCGGTCTTCGCGTCGAACGCCAGGCCGTACGGGTTGCGCAGCCCCGTGGCCACGACCCTCACGTCGTTGCCGTCAGGGGTGGCGCTGAGGATCGACGCCTCGTACGGCACGATCCCGCCCTCGCCGTGGTCGCTGCGCGAGCCCTGCCCCCAGTAGAGGCGCCCGTCCGGCCCCAGCACGACGTTGTCGTTCTGATGGCGTCCCACCGGCAGGCCGGTGACGATGTCCTCGCGCTGGTCGGCGGCGCCGTCGCCGTCCGTGTCCCGCAGGCGGGTGAGCCGGCCGCGTTGGGAGACGACGAGGTCGCCGGCGCGCAGCACGGCCACGCCGAGCGGATCCGTCAGCCCGTCGGCGAAGACGGACGTCTGGTCGGCGGCGCCGTCGCCATCCGTGTCCTTCAACGCGACGACGCGCCCCACAAGCTCGGTCACGTACAGCGTGCCGTCCCGGCCGAACGCCATCGCCGTCGGCTGGGCCAGCCCCTGGGCGAACGTGGAACGGACAAAGCGGTCCGGGTCGTCGCCGGGCGGGACGGAGCCCTGCTCCGAGGGCCAGACCCCCACCCCCACCTGCGCGGGCGTGTTCGGGGCGCTGGGGAGCCCGCCCAGGCGGTTGTCCAGGCGCGCCCAGCGCAAGCCCGCAAAGACGGCCACGGCCGCGAGCACGAGCGCGCCGAACCACAGCCAGCGCTCCCGCACGGCCCCTCACCTCCGAGCCCATGCTACTACCGCTCGCGGGTGTACGGCACCGGAATGTACTGCACCGACGGCCGCCGCCCGCCCGGCTGCGGGTACAGGTCCATCAGACGGTAGACGGCCTCCGGCATCTCGCAGTTCACGTCGAGGCCCAGCGCGCGGAGCTGGTCGCAGTCGATCGGGTAGTCGTGCGTCCACTTGCCGTGGGTGAGCACCGTCGCGACCTTCTCCGCCTCTTCCTTCGGCATCTTGGTCTCAAGCAGCCGCACGACGAACTCCTGCACCTGCGCCACCGCCTTCTCGGCGATGTCCGCGAGGATGAGCGTCTGGTCGTCGACCTTGTCCCGCCCCTTTTCGCGCACGGCGCGCAGCAGCGAGACGGCCGGGTAGTTGCCGAGCTGCGGGTCGACCGGCCCGAGCACGGCGTTCGGATCCATGACGACGCGGTCCGCCGCCAGGGCGATCAGCGTGCCGCCGGACATCGCGTAGTGCGGCACGAAGACGGTGACGGGCGCCCTGTGCCGGCGCAGCGCCTGGGCGATCTGCTCGGCGGCGAGGACGAGGCCGCCCGGGGTGTGCAGGATCATGTCGATGGGCACATCCTCGGGCGTCAGGTGGATGGCGCGGAGCACCTCTTCCGAGTCCTCGATCGTGATGTAGCGGGAGATCGGGATGCCGAGGAAGCTCACGGACTCCTGGCGGTGGATGAGGCTGATGAGCCGGGATCCCCGGCTCCGCTCGATGGCGCGGATCAGTTGCACGCGCTTCTGGTGAAGGAGCCGCTGCCGGTACAGCGGAGCCAGGGACCAGAGAAAGACGAGAAGCCAGAACCAGTTCCAGAGGCCGCCCACGGCGT
The genomic region above belongs to Clostridia bacterium and contains:
- a CDS encoding long-chain fatty acid--CoA ligase → MAARRPWLEHYPKEVPPSLDYPDIPLPRFLEDAARDYPRRVATIFFGARRTYAQIRDEARRLAVALGRLGVRPGDRVALILPNCPQAVAAHYGALLAGAVVVWVNPLYTVREMVHQLNDSGARVAVALDLVHPRLAEARPQTGLETVVYTSIRDRLPFPLNRLYPLKEKLPEIPYGRGTLRYDELWRAVRPEEAERSLPGESLGRDDLALLQYTGGTTGVAKGVMLTHGNLVANTLQTEAWLYRFKRGEGVTLGVLPFFHVYGLTTVLHYAVRQAATIVLIPRFDVKAMVDAIERYRPQIFPGAPTMYVAINRFPGIEKRDLSSIDACISGSAPLPLEVQSEFERLTGGRLVEGYGLSEASPVTHCNPLWGERRPGSIGLPWPDTDARLVHPDTDEEVGPGEVGELCVRGPQVMKGYWNRPDETAMVLKDGWLRTGDLATMDPDGYFRIVDRKKDVIIAGGFNVYPREVEEVLYQLPAVEEAVVFGVPDPYRGETVKAVIKLKPGHALTAEEVERHCRAQLTGYKVPRIIEFREELPKSAVGKILRRVLVEEARRQAGLGEAGRAAPEEPGPPSSGEERRTS
- a CDS encoding electron transfer flavoprotein subunit beta/FixA family protein, with amino-acid sequence MHVVVCIKHILDPEMPPASFRIAEDGRSPAEAGLPRAIGPFDQNALEVALKLKDAQPDTRITVITAGPAEANEALRKALALNADRAVRVDLERLPGPDSSTVAEILAAAIRRLDSAPDLILVGRQSGDWDQGVVGPVLAEKLGAAFVGLGYAAEIADGGVVITRQVDDGIERVRPKKTAVVTVTNHESNVLRLPKLKDVVAAHRKPIEEIPAAELGVPLDDAAVEAVALAIPQREARCEFLEGEPEEMAAALAERIRRWLSA
- a CDS encoding PQQ-dependent sugar dehydrogenase is translated as MRERWLWFGALVLAAVAVFAGLRWARLDNRLGGLPSAPNTPAQVGVGVWPSEQGSVPPGDDPDRFVRSTFAQGLAQPTAMAFGRDGTLYVTELVGRVVALKDTDGDGAADQTSVFADGLTDPLGVAVLRAGDLVVSQRGRLTRLRDTDGDGAADQREDIVTGLPVGRHQNDNVVLGPDGRLYWGQGSRSDHGEGGIVPYEASILSATPDGNDVRVVATGLRNPYGLAFDAKTGALYATDNGRDVPDKGVPDELNLIETGGAYGWPDCWGAGQGTHCDGTKLPLVLLPPHSSADGLAIYRGDAFPAEYQGAAFIALWGANDGDPRVGRQVVVAFPPKAEGRPWSVQPFATGFAHPLAVAVGPDGDLYVADMGANTIVRFHPSGASR
- a CDS encoding threonine/serine dehydratase gives rise to the protein MRDVARARHRIRGLAVETPLVSARTLGETAGLKLWLKAENLQRTGSFKLRGAVNRLAVLARSGAPLRGVITASSGNHGQALAYAARAFGYPAVVVVPEDAAPPKVAAARTFGAEVVHCGRTSAERFAKAYDLAAERGLEFVPPYDDPDIIAGQGTIGLEILEACPEVEAVLVPLGGGGLLAGIATAIKERAPRVRLVGVEPEGSNAHQQSRAAGRPVTLPRTETVADGLRKLAPGRLTFPIIQEKVDEIVTVCDEEILQAMARLALTAKLVVEPSGATSVAAALNGRGVRPGERVVCVLSGGNVDPAVLARALETAP
- a CDS encoding ATP-dependent Clp protease proteolytic subunit, which codes for MGGLWNWFWLLVFLWSLAPLYRQRLLHQKRVQLIRAIERSRGSRLISLIHRQESVSFLGIPISRYITIEDSEEVLRAIHLTPEDVPIDMILHTPGGLVLAAEQIAQALRRHRAPVTVFVPHYAMSGGTLIALAADRVVMDPNAVLGPVDPQLGNYPAVSLLRAVREKGRDKVDDQTLILADIAEKAVAQVQEFVVRLLETKMPKEEAEKVATVLTHGKWTHDYPIDCDQLRALGLDVNCEMPEAVYRLMDLYPQPGGRRPSVQYIPVPYTRER
- a CDS encoding electron transfer flavoprotein subunit alpha/FixB family protein → MADVYVLIFAPGGATAKAALEPLGAGRGLAQALNAKLVGVVVGAGADAAVEAVRRRADAVVHVSGDALQSYDVDAFTAAAQQALEGRDARVVLALADSIGREVAPRLAARLGGSPLTEISDVAVEDGRPVFSRPVFGGKAVAKLVGRRDPVVATVKAGAFEAPAEGQAEAAVETLTAAAVEPSVEVLGREAAPQTGVPLDAAPVVVSGGRGVGGPEPFQNELKQLADLLGGAVGASLAAVDAGWVPQSYQVGQTGTAVAPTVYIAVGISGASQHLAGISGAKHVVAINKDKEAPIFRVAEVGLVGEWKPIVDALVKALQAGK
- a CDS encoding TetR/AcrR family transcriptional regulator codes for the protein MRRGAPDRYQEILDAAERVIARQGYSGAQVSRIAAEAGVAGGTVYLYFANKKDLLISLFRERFGRFIEALDASLAEAASAPDALERLVRVHLAMLAHRPELAAVTQIEMRQSDPEIRRGIDEAIQPYFERIEAVLRRGIEEGCFDRDMDLRVAKRMIFGTVDQCVTAWVMSGYRYDLASLVEPVCRLLVRGLGGPAGRGVDGANVKGAKP
- a CDS encoding DUF503 domain-containing protein; its protein translation is MIVAVAEVRVRLPLAASLKDRRRALDGALQRMRARFPIAVAQVELGDDPHWATLGIAAVAGGRRQAEALRDEALRHLERLLDGEGVELVEIRRDTL
- a CDS encoding M20 family metallopeptidase, with the protein product MPSPPRKCTSEIRLPCTIAPEGTCPMSAILQWLNARQDEMVDTLRRAVELESPSDDAEALHRFADWLVPRGRAIPGVAVEQLPDPAGPMVRMALSGTGRPVLLLAHFDTVWPLGTLERMPLRIEGGRLHGPGSFDMKAGLVQGLYALAALAAHTRPEERPPVILLCTSDEEVGSERSRARIEEEARASRAVLVLEPAMGPEGALKTWRKGVGDFRVEVRGRSAHAGGDHAAGRNAIVELARHILELERLTDYERGTTVNVGVVSGGTRSNVVPEFAAAEVDFRVMTLEEAERLERAIRGLRPHAEGFAVTVTGGLNRPPLEERMTRDLFALAKEVAAGLGFDVAASGTGGGSDGNFTAALGVPTLDGLGAVGDGAHALHEHVALDAMPQRAALVAELALRLHETR